The sequence ATTGTAAAGCCTTTCAGAACAAGGATTCAGAGCTTTATCAAGCAAAAATATTTTTTGTATGCTTATCTCGCTCTCACGGTAATTTCTTTGGGTGTTGCAAGCTTTATTTCTTACAGAGTTCTTATTTTCTTTATTATTTATCAGTTTTTCATGTGGTTTTACAGTCACAAGATGAGCCGAATTTTAATCTTAAATAATCTCACATTCGTCAGCCTCACTTTATACCCATTCTTCGGAATGATGGTGTATTACGAGACTTTCTCCAAGAAAGTTCTGCTGATGGCCATTTTTTTATTTCTGATTCTTTTATGTATCGATATTGTAAAAGATATGTTGACGAAAAGTGTTGACAAAACTTTTGGCTATGTTACAATTCCCAATTATTTTAAAAGCAAAACGACCAAAATCATCATTATTTCTTTATTGATGATCACGATGGCAGTTTCTATGAAGCTCATTGCAAAAACAGGAATTTCGGGATTCATGGCATACTATTTTGCATCAGGATTGTTCATTATGATTGCATGTATTTATTTACTTTTAAATTCTTCGAAAAAGTCTAAATTTTTCACGCTCAATATTTTACGTTTCTGGGTTTTTGTAGGAATTATCGCAATGTTGCTCAATGGAATTGAGGGTAAGCTGTAGAATATTTTTATTGCGAATCGAAAATTAAATGTTATTTTGACGAATTCGAAAGTGCCAAAAAAGAATTTCAAAAAATCAAAAAATACAAAACTCTTTAATTTTGAATAGTCAATTTGAATGAAAACTTAGTGTTCTTTGCTAAGTACAACGCCTTTGCGAACTTAAAAACAGTTAGTCGTAAAAAAAATATTTGCGAACTTTGCGTTTAAAACCACATTCTTTTAACCTACGATTTAGGATTAAAAAACTAAAAAAATATATTTTAAAAACATTCAGGTTATTCTTACATTTGCCAAAATCAAAATTTAATAAAAAGGATGCCCATTTTTAACGATACTAAAGTCGCATTTGCCGATAAAACAGATGCTCAGTTGAGAAAAGCGTATTGGATGTTTAAGATGATCGAACAGCCGGCTTTGACCAATATCGGAACTTCTCTGCTTAATTTCACCGTACATAATAACTTTCCATTCGTCAACGGAATTGTAAAAAACACTTTGTTTGAGCAGTTTGTAGGCGGTGAAACACGTGAAGAAAGTATGAAAGCGGTGAAGCAGCTTTTCAAAAGAGGTGTTGGAAGTATCTTTGATTACTCAATTGAAGGGAAAGAAGATGAGGAAACCTTTGATGCTGTTTGTCAGGAAATTAAAGATATCATTAAATTTTCTGTGGGAAATCCTGCAATTCCTTTTATCGTTTTTAAACCTACGGCTTTCGGAAGAATTGACTTGTATGAAGCGGTGGGTAAAAATGTTGAACTGACTTCAAGCCAGAAAGAAGAATGGGCGAGAGTTGTTAAAAGGTTTGATGAAGTCTGCAAACTTTGTCATGAACATGAGAAGAAAGTGATGATTGATGCCGAAGAATCCTGGATGCAGGATGCTGCAGATCAGCTTTGCGAAGAGATGATGGAAAAGTACAATCAGGAAAAACCAATTGTGTGGAATACCATCCAGATGTACAGAACGCATCGTTTAGAATATATGGAGGCGAATCTTCAGAGAGCTAGAGAAAAGAACTATTTCATAGGCTATAAGATTGTTCGTGGCGCTTATATGGAAAAGGAAAGAGCGAGAGCGACTGAAAAAGGTTATGCAGATCCAATTCAGCCAAACAAAGATGCTTCAGACAAAAATTACAATGCAGGAATTGATTTTATATTGAATCATCTCGATAAAGTTTCTGCTTTCTTTGGAACTCATAATGAGATCTCATCTGAATTGGTAATGGA comes from Chryseobacterium sp. 3008163 and encodes:
- a CDS encoding UbiA family prenyltransferase translates to MNSEKETFQEKNFVSKSVFYRLSQFVGFLLGARFFITILLTFALYVSTFFLFNQEESFRNFVFDFRVHGIIFCTVLSILSGGIINQFYDFEKDHIVKPFRTRIQSFIKQKYFLYAYLALTVISLGVASFISYRVLIFFIIYQFFMWFYSHKMSRILILNNLTFVSLTLYPFFGMMVYYETFSKKVLLMAIFLFLILLCIDIVKDMLTKSVDKTFGYVTIPNYFKSKTTKIIIISLLMITMAVSMKLIAKTGISGFMAYYFASGLFIMIACIYLLLNSSKKSKFFTLNILRFWVFVGIIAMLLNGIEGKL
- a CDS encoding proline dehydrogenase family protein, which produces MPIFNDTKVAFADKTDAQLRKAYWMFKMIEQPALTNIGTSLLNFTVHNNFPFVNGIVKNTLFEQFVGGETREESMKAVKQLFKRGVGSIFDYSIEGKEDEETFDAVCQEIKDIIKFSVGNPAIPFIVFKPTAFGRIDLYEAVGKNVELTSSQKEEWARVVKRFDEVCKLCHEHEKKVMIDAEESWMQDAADQLCEEMMEKYNQEKPIVWNTIQMYRTHRLEYMEANLQRAREKNYFIGYKIVRGAYMEKERARATEKGYADPIQPNKDASDKNYNAGIDFILNHLDKVSAFFGTHNEISSELVMDKMKAKGLENNNPHIYFGQLYGMSDNISFYLSDKGYNVAKYLPYGPVKDVVPYLTRRARENTSVAGQTGRELGLIKKELDRRKK